DNA from Penaeus vannamei isolate JL-2024 unplaced genomic scaffold, ASM4276789v1 unanchor4493, whole genome shotgun sequence:
GCCTACCTGGAAAATTTATCCACATAATGAACAGCATGTTGTAAAAGTAAAattacaaataaacaacaattaCAGCTTCCTACCTTTGGCATCTTGAAGGTGGGAGGCACTTGGAGGTGATACTTCTCTTTACACAGAGCTTCCAGTCTTTCCATTGCTGAAGAATAAAAATCTAACTTAAACTCTTCCAAACATGCAAACCACTGTGATTTCATATTTCCATATAAGTAGAAATAATTCAAAATTACACAAAATAGGTTTGAATAAAAcaaactttctttctttgttcagaAAGAATTATGATCACCATGCAACTCGAATTCTCAAGCATATGCAGTACTGCTAGTTAACCACAGTCAGTACCTATACCCCATGGATCTACAATGTAAAAATAATTACACATTACCTAAGAGTGATGTATTCTCTAACACTTTTACTCtgtcactcacacattcacactcacactcactcattcacactcacactcactcattcactcacacattcacactcacattcactcattcacactcacactcactcattcactcacacattcacactcacactcactccctctcactcacacattcacacactcactccctctcactcacacattcacactcacactcactccctctcactcacacattcacactcacactcactcacacattcacactcactcactctcactctcactcacacattcattcactcactcactcactcacacattcattcactcactcactctcactcacacattcattcactcactcactctcactcacacattcattcactcactcactcactcactttcactcacacattcattcactcacacattcattcactcgtcactctcacttacacattcattcactcactcactctcactcccacattcattcactcactcactctcactcacacattcattcactcactcactctcactcacacattcactcactcactcacacattcactcactctcactcacacattcactcactcactctcacattcactaactcactctcacattcactaactcactctcactcacacattcactcactcactctcactcacactttcactcactcactctcactcacatattctctcactcacacattcactcactcatctcactcacacattcactcactcacacattcactcactcactcatctcactcacacattcactcactcactcatctcactcacacattcactcactcacacattcactcactcacacattcactcactcacacattcactcactcacacatccactcactcacacatccactcactcactctcactcacacatccactcactcactctcactcacacatccactcactcactctcactcacacatccactcactcactctcactcacacatccactcactcacattcactcacttactctcatttacacattcactcactctcatttacacattcactcactcactctcatttacacattcactcactcactctcatttacacattcactcactcactctcatttacacattcactcactcactctcatttacacattcactcactcactctcatttacacattcactcactcactctcatttacacattcactcactcactctcatttacacattcactcactcactctcatttacacattcactcactcactctcatttacacattcactcactcactctcatttacacattcactcactcactctcatttacacattcactcactcactctcatttacacattcactcactcactctcatttacacattcactcactcactctcatttacacattcactcactcactctcatttacacattcactcactcactctcatttacacattcactcactcactctcatttacacattcactcactctctcatttacacattcactcactcactctcatttacacattcactcactcactctcatttacacattcactcactcactctcatttacacattcactcactcactctcatttacacattcactcactcactctcatttacacattcactcactcactctcatttacacattcactcactcactctcatttacacattcactcactcactctcatttacacattcactcactcactctcatttacacattcactcactcactctcatttacacattcactcactcactctcatttacacattcactcactcactctcatttacacattcactcactcactctcatttacacattcactcactcactctcatttacacattcactcactcactctcatttacacattcactcactcactctcatttacacattcactcactcactctcatttacacattcactcactcactctcatttacacattcactcactcactctcatttacacattcactcactcactctcatttacacattcactcactcactctcatttacacattcactcactcactctcatttacacattcactcactcactctcatttacacattcactcactcactctcatttacacattcactcactcactctcatttacacattcactcactcactctctcatttacacattcactcactcactctcatttacacattcactcactcactctcatttacacattcactcactcactctcatttacacattcactcactcactctcatttacacattcactcactcactctcatttacacattcactcactctctcatttacacattcactcactcactctcatttacacattcactcactcactctcatttacacattcactcactcactctcatttacacattcactcactcactctcatttacacattcactcactcactctcatttacacattcactcactcactctttcactcatgctgtcactcattcactcacactcattcacttattcactcattcattcacacactcactcattcacagtcactcactcactctcactcacattcactctctcgctATGAgtgacacccggaaaaataaacattgccaggcatCCCGCCGGTGTGACGCTGGATTGGAGCTCCAAGTCTGTCGCAAACTGCAGCCAACACGCAAGTAGATTCCGGGCCAGCCCTGCATGCCGATTTTGAAGCCGCCAGAAACCACtgttttcagcttcaaaatataccattgCTAATGGGTTAAAttcaaacactatatatatattgaataaatcaagacaaaaatatctacctttctctctacagCTGCCATAAGCATTTTCCCATGCATCCATCAGTCTGTTATAATACCGTGGTTTATCCATGAAACCAAAATAGGGAGAAGTTTCTGCCGTAGGGAAGATCCGTGTGAATctgaaattttttttttgaaaagtttGATGGTCAATCCAACATTTCGTAATTCCTACTTTCATGTCCTGAATCACATTCCATTTAAATCACAAGAATGAATAT
Protein-coding regions in this window:
- the LOC113822284 gene encoding tubulin polyglutamylase ttll-4-like, translating into MPRSQYLNFAIENLTSDDVRHLITAEDELHRAGKFTRIFPTAETSPYFGFMDKPRYYNRLMDAWENAYGSCREKAMERLEALCKEKYHLQVPPTFKMPKHLSWQPGIGS